Within Anopheles nili chromosome 3, idAnoNiliSN_F5_01, whole genome shotgun sequence, the genomic segment CAACACGCAAGCTCTTCGAGATGTGGTCAATACCAACCTATTGGGCATGGTTCTCTGCAGCCGGGAGGCGTatctttcgatgaaaaagCGATCAGTCGATGGTCATATCGTGCTTACAAACAGTATCGTAGGACATATGGTACCGCCACTGAATACGTTAAACATATACACCGCGACCAAACACGGTATTACAGCCGTAGTGGAAACTTTGCGACACGAACTACGGCTTGAGGGTTCTAGAATCAAAGTAACTGTAAGAATGTCGACTTAATTCTATCTGCTGAATGTATGTTTTATAACCACGTTTTTTTCTAATATTTGTAGAGCATCAGTCCTGGAGAAACCAACACCGAGATGAATCCAAAAAGTGAAGCTCCCAACAATCCCATGCTAGAGCCAGAAAATATCGCAGACGCCATTCTGTACGCCATTGGAACACCTCCCGGAATGCAAATTCAGGAAATTATCGTAAAGCCGGTCGGGGAAGCGGTCTGAGCGACGGATTAATACAATCAGTCAATGTAACGAACAGTTTCGAGACATATTCATCAATCGTCAGTTCCATTTACTTCATAACATTCTTGCACCAATTTCTGAATTATATTGAAAATATATTGGCACTTATACTGGATATATACGTACCGGAATGGAAACAATAATGCctaagaaaatgaaaaaagtatAACCTACGCTGAACGTTATCGCATTGTTTCTAATTGATGGATACGGTTATTTAAATTGTTTACGGTTATTTAAATAATACTTTGTTACGGTTATTTGAATAATACTTTGTTGAGTACTAAGCACACCTGAAAATCCATAAATCCTAGTTCTACGCCAGTCATTTGCAGTTCGTGGAAGTGAATATTACATTATCCTTGAATATTGCACAATACCATAAGCTTAGCGTATCATGGAGCGTTGGATAGGAAGATTAGCATTAGTGACAGGAGCCAGCTCGGGAATCGGAGCTGCAACCGCGAAAGCTCTTACCAAAGCGGGCATGATCACTGTCGGACTAGTTCGTCGTACCGAACGGATTTACCAGTTGAAGCAAGAGCTCCCGAATGATGTCGCCAATCGTTTGCACGCCATGCAGTGCGACGTCACCAAAGAGGAAGATATTTTATTCTCCTTCCGTCAAATCGAGGATCGGTTTGGAAGTCCCTATGTGCTGATCAACTGCGCTGGCTTTTCAAGGAACGCCATTCGCCTGTTACAGCCCAACAACACGCAAGTCTTACGGGATGTGATCGATACAAATCTGTTGGGGCTGGCACTATGCAGCCGCGAGGCGTACCTATCCATGAAGAAGCGCTCGATAGATGGTCACATTGTGCACATCAATAGCATCGCTGGACACAAGGTTCCCCCGTTCAATACGGTCAACATTTATCCTGCAAGCAAGTACGGTGTTACCGCGCTTACTGAAACGATGCGCCATGAGATGCGTTTAGATGATTCCAAAGTCAAAGTAACGGTAAGAACTTGTATCTTCTTCGTAAATAGCTCAACAACCAGTTTACGGTTAAGGCCTGCCTTGTACGATTGTGAAACCGAATTAAAAACACTAATAACTCACTGTAAACTATTATTACTTAATCACGTTATAGCATTTACTTTTACTTCACAGAGCATTAGTCCCGGGCTTGTTAGAACGGAAATGACCCCCGAGGAAGCTCTCAATTGCAAGTTACCTATGCTCGAGCCGGAAGACATTGTAGAAGGAATCATTTTCGTTTTAGGAACACGACCCGAAGTTCAAGTGCATGAGATGATTATTAAACCTTTGGGTGAAAAgtgttgaagaaaaacgtcGAACGAGTTTTCGATATGaaaggaataaataaatatttgttatGAATAACCAAACACCTACACAAGAAAATTATTGCTTAACATGTATAATGGTACCAATATACAAAGATGCCCGTATTCTTATTGGTTTCATGTACATAAACCTTAGCCCTTATCTTTAGGGAAGCAACGTGATAAAGCTTCtacggaaaaaagggcattgATGATGGTGTACCACATTAGTAGCCAAACCATCATTAAGTAAAGAGCTTGTTTCGTAGACACGTGTTTCTAAAAAACAATATGGACCGTTGGGCAGGTAAAGTGGCGGTTGTTACTGGTGCCAGCTCGGGAATCGGTGCGGCAACTGTGATAGCCCTTGCCAAGGCCGGTATGGTCACCATCGGCTTGGCGCGACGACTCGAACGAATCGACGAGTTGAAGCAAAAACTTCCAACTGAAGTCGCCAAACGTCTGCACGGCATGCGGTGCGACGTCACCAAAGAGGAGGACATCTTGGCCACTTTTAGCGCGATCGAAGATCGCTTTGGTGGTGTCGACGTGCTGATCAACAATGCAGGTATTGCCAGAAGCACCGTTGGTGTGCTGCAGGCCAATAACACGCAAGCCCTCCGCGATGTGATCGACACCAACCTGTTAGGATTGATGCTGTGCAGCCGGGAGGCATATCAGTCGATGAAGAAGCGTTCTGTCGACGGACACATTGTGCATATCAATAGCATCCTGGGGCATAAAGTACTGCCAATGGGTACCCTCAATGTCTACCCGGCCACCAAAT encodes:
- the LOC128726083 gene encoding farnesol dehydrogenase-like — translated: MDRWVGKVAVVTGASSGIGAATTKALATAGMVTVGLARRLDRIVALRRDVPAEAANRLHAIRCDVTIEEDIRAAFHEIEKRFGGVDVHINSAGILRRSVRLLDANNTQALRDVVNTNLLGMVLCSREAYLSMKKRSVDGHIVLTNSIVGHMVPPLNTLNIYTATKHGITAVVETLRHELRLEGSRIKVTSISPGETNTEMNPKSEAPNNPMLEPENIADAILYAIGTPPGMQIQEIIVKPVGEAV
- the LOC128725081 gene encoding farnesol dehydrogenase-like — encoded protein: MERWIGRLALVTGASSGIGAATAKALTKAGMITVGLVRRTERIYQLKQELPNDVANRLHAMQCDVTKEEDILFSFRQIEDRFGSPYVLINCAGFSRNAIRLLQPNNTQVLRDVIDTNLLGLALCSREAYLSMKKRSIDGHIVHINSIAGHKVPPFNTVNIYPASKYGVTALTETMRHEMRLDDSKVKVTSISPGLVRTEMTPEEALNCKLPMLEPEDIVEGIIFVLGTRPEVQVHEMIIKPLGEKC
- the LOC128726082 gene encoding farnesol dehydrogenase-like, which gives rise to MDRWAGKVAVVTGASSGIGAATVIALAKAGMVTIGLARRLERIDELKQKLPTEVAKRLHGMRCDVTKEEDILATFSAIEDRFGGVDVLINNAGIARSTVGVLQANNTQALRDVIDTNLLGLMLCSREAYQSMKKRSVDGHIVHINSILGHKVLPMGTLNVYPATKFGVTALTEVMRNELRMAGTKIKVTSVSPGLVRTEILPSSTALGDMPILEPEDIADAILYALGTPQRVQIHELTIKPVGEEM